The DNA sequence CGAGAAACCGGCGCACGGCACCCGTAGAGGCCAGACGCAAGTCAGTATCTATATTGATTTTGCGCACCCCGTACTTGATACCCTCAACAATTTCCTCCACAGGCACACCGTAGGTTTCCGCAATATCGCCGCCAAATTCATTAATGATTTCCAACCAGTCCTGTGGCACAGAGGAGGACCCGTGCATCACCAGATGGGTATTGGGGATCCGGGCGTGAATCGCTTTGATTCGCTCGATAGCGAGGATATCGCCCGTAGGCGGACGGGAAAACTTGTATGCCCCATGGGACGTACCAATGGCTATCGCCAACGCATCAACCGCAGTTCGCGACACGAAATCCGCAGCTTCCTCTGGATCCGTCAGCATCTGTTCGTGGGACAACATCCCCTCAGCACCGACACCATCTTCCTCACCGGCCTGACCTGTTTCCAGCGAACCCAGACACCCCAGCTCACCCTCGACGGAAACTCCGCCAGCATGTGCCATGTCAACTACACGCCGAGTGACATCAACATTGTACTCATAGGAGGCCGGTGTCTTGCCGTCCTCCTGAAGGGAACCATCCATCATCACGGAGCTGAAGCCCAGCTGGATAGACCGCTGGCAGATTGCCGGGCTGGTGCCATGATCCTGATGCATGCAGACCGGTATATGGGGGAACTCCTCAATCGCCGCCAGAATCAGGTGACGCAAAAAAGGCGCGCCGGCGTATTTGCGCGCACCGGCTGAAGCCTGCACGATCACCGGGGAATCCGTCTGATCTGCGGCTTCCATAATGGCGCGCATCTGTTCCAGGTTGTTGACATTGAATGCCGGCACGCCATAGCTGTGCTCAGCAGCATGGTCCAGCAACTGTCGCAGTGAAATAAGTGCCATGTAATTATCCTTCCATCCTGTTTGGTTACTTGCCGCCGGGGAATGGCTTTTCAGCACTCACCGGGTGCCGTGAAAAACTGGTCTGCCGTCAAGAGGTCGCACGCGACTCAAGCATCGCCACTGCGGGCAGGGTTTTACCTTCCACATATTCCAGAAAAGCTCCCCCACCAGTTGAAATGTAGGAAACCCTGTCGGCAATGCCGTATTTGTCGACTGCTGCCAGCGTATCGCCACCGCCCGCTATCGAAAACCCGTCATTGGCGGCAATGGCATTGGCGATGGCTTCGGTTCCGGCACCAAACT is a window from the Porticoccus hydrocarbonoclasticus MCTG13d genome containing:
- the fba gene encoding class II fructose-bisphosphate aldolase (catalyzes the reversible aldol condensation of dihydroxyacetonephosphate and glyceraldehyde 3-phosphate in the Calvin cycle, glycolysis, and/or gluconeogenesis), translated to MALISLRQLLDHAAEHSYGVPAFNVNNLEQMRAIMEAADQTDSPVIVQASAGARKYAGAPFLRHLILAAIEEFPHIPVCMHQDHGTSPAICQRSIQLGFSSVMMDGSLQEDGKTPASYEYNVDVTRRVVDMAHAGGVSVEGELGCLGSLETGQAGEEDGVGAEGMLSHEQMLTDPEEAADFVSRTAVDALAIAIGTSHGAYKFSRPPTGDILAIERIKAIHARIPNTHLVMHGSSSVPQDWLEIINEFGGDIAETYGVPVEEIVEGIKYGVRKINIDTDLRLASTGAVRRFLASHKSEFDPRKYLKASTDAMKEICVARYESFGTAGNAGKIRPYNLDKMSERYQSGELDPQVN